A window from Citrus sinensis cultivar Valencia sweet orange chromosome 5, DVS_A1.0, whole genome shotgun sequence encodes these proteins:
- the LOC102608110 gene encoding F-box protein 7 produces the protein MASDFAMTIPAELESSLRLKTVHHFVTQRPWLDLYGINVRPVAPFGSVSRKPYVDTALIHRCLPDELLFEVFARMSPYDLGKASCVCRKWKYTIRNPVFWRNACLKAWQLSGVVENYKILQSRYEGSWRKMWLLRPRIRIDGLYVSRNTYIRAGVAEWKITNPVHIVCYYRYMRFFPSGRFIYKNSSQKIKDVAKIMNFRAAKADCVFTGHYTLSEDKVEAAVLYPGLRPTVLRIRLRLRGTTAGANNRMDLLSLVTSGMNDNELNGRDEDILGVVEGWQDDETHNPDVPAVSHKRGLTPFVFVPFEEVETSVLNLPVEKMDYYVPG, from the exons ATGGCTTCAG ATTTCGCCATGACAATTCCTGCTGAGCTGGAATCTTCTCTGCGGTTAAAGACCGTACACCACTTCGTCACGCAACGGCCTTGGCTCG ATCTTTATGGAATTAATGTGAGGCCTGTAGCACCGTTTGGAAGCGTGAGTAGAAAACCGTATGTTGATACGGCGCTTATACACCGTTGCTTGCCGGATGAGCTGCTTTTCGAG GTCTTTGCGCGAATGAGTCCATATGACTTAGGAAAGGCATCTTGTGTCTGTCGGAAATGGAAGTACACAATTCGTAACCCTGTGTTTTGGCGTAATGCATGCTTAAAGGCTTGGCAG CTATCCGGAGTGGTGgaaaattataagattttaCAGTCAAGGTACGAGGGTTCTTGGAGGAAAATGTGGCTTTTAAGACCTAGGATCCGCATTGATG GTCTTTATGTGAGTAGGAACACCTATATCCGAGCCGGAGTTGCTGAGTGGAAGATTACCAACCCTGTCCACATA GTCTGCTACTACCGATACATGAGATTTTTCCCTTCTGGCAGATTTATTTACAAG AATTCTTCTCAAAAGATCAAAGATGTGGCAAAAATCATGAACTTTCGTGCAGCTAAAGCAGACTGTGTATTTACCGGCCATTATACATTGTCAGAGGACAAG GTGGAAGCTGCTGTTCTGTACCCTGGTTTGCGTCCAACTGTGCTAAGAATCCGCTTAAG ATTACGGGGTACAACAGCTGGGGCTAACAACCGGATGGATTTGCTATCGCTTGTTACCAGTGGTATGAATGATAATGAGCTCAATGGCCGTGATGAGGACATTCTTGGAGTGGTTGAAGGGTGGCAGGATGATGAAACTCACAACCCTGATGTGCCTGCTGTCTCACACAAGAGGGGTCTAACACCTTTTGTCTTTGTACCATTTGAAGAG